The genomic stretch AAGTAAACAGTTCTAGTTATCAAGCAAAGGATAATTGCCATTTTGATGCTCTCAAGATACAAAAAACTCTTCATTAAAGCCATTAAAAAATTTAATATCATCTACTCCCACTCTTCAAAAGATAAATTAGTAGGTTCATCTAAAAGGTCAGCAGAAAAATCAATGTTGGTTGTTGGTGTTTGTTTATCAACTTCCTCAAATTTAAGTTCATCAATCCATACTTGCCCATTTCCCGAAAGTAAAACACCAAAGGCAATGACTGCACTGTTTTTTGGTACATCTAAAACAATGTGATAATGATTCCACTCTGTATTTCCTACAATGGGGCGGTCACTCATATTATCAAATTGCAGTATATCATGAAATGCATCATCGACTCGCATCCAAAATCCACAGAATCCATCAACATCTTTGGATTTTAAAAATCCAGAGAGCTTTAACCTTTTGCCCAGATACTTCTCAGCTTTAAATCCCTGCATCATCGTTGCAAATTCGCCTTGGGATTGGACGGTAAAAGATTTTAGAAATCCAGATGCCCTCCCCTTATGAAAGTTTTCTCTATCAATTCCCATCTGATAATTAAACGGATGACTACCACTTAACTTCCATCCTTTTAATAACTGTTCATTTTTCAACACGATTTCCTCCCTTTGTAAAGTTAATTTGCCTATAATTTTACGGTATTGCCCTGGCGGTAAATGGTAATATTTCTTAAATGAACGAGTAAATGATTCCTGCGTTTCAAAGCGATAATAGAAAGCAATATCTATTATCTTTTCATCCGTATAAAGT from Aneurinibacillus migulanus encodes the following:
- a CDS encoding helix-turn-helix transcriptional regulator, producing the protein FARFSKYHYHRIFQKEVGVTVSEYIRYRRIANSANMLLYTDEKIIDIAFYYRFETQESFTRSFKKYYHLPPGQYRKIIGKLTLQREEIVLKNEQLLKGWKLSGSHPFNYQMGIDRENFHKGRASGFLKSFTVQSQGEFATMMQGFKAEKYLGKRLKLSGFLKSKDVDGFCGFWMRVDDAFHDILQFDNMSDRPIVGNTEWNHYHIVLDVPKNSAVIAFGVLLSGNGQVWIDELKFEEVDKQTPTTNIDFSADLLDEPTNLSFEEWE